The following coding sequences lie in one Pseudomonas syringae CC1557 genomic window:
- a CDS encoding PhzF family phenazine biosynthesis protein gives MTEIIKLAAFSDGDRGGNPAGVWIGDSLPDEVVMQQIAADVGFSETAFAAPVENGWRVRYFSPLAEVPFCGHATIALGAALAMQQGNGVFNLTLNLAQITVEGHAQGSLTSAALQSPPTFSKAVSAPLLEEALALFGYTHHDLDQRIAPAHINGGAGHLILALNSRAALKAMHYDQQAGHEVMVREGWATILLAWAETDQLFHTRNPFAFGGVYEDPATGAATAALGGYLRDIGWPHGGLIDILQGEDMGSPSRLRAEIPEQPGSSIRVSGMARRL, from the coding sequence ATGACTGAAATAATAAAACTGGCCGCGTTCAGCGATGGAGACCGGGGCGGCAACCCGGCAGGCGTGTGGATTGGCGATTCGCTGCCCGATGAGGTAGTCATGCAGCAGATCGCCGCCGATGTCGGTTTTTCCGAAACTGCTTTTGCCGCCCCTGTCGAGAACGGCTGGCGGGTGCGTTACTTTTCGCCGCTGGCCGAAGTGCCGTTCTGCGGGCACGCGACCATCGCGCTGGGCGCGGCGCTGGCGATGCAGCAAGGCAACGGCGTGTTCAACCTGACACTCAATCTGGCGCAGATCACGGTCGAAGGGCATGCTCAGGGTTCGCTGACGTCGGCAGCATTACAGTCACCGCCCACTTTCAGCAAAGCGGTCAGTGCACCGTTGCTGGAAGAAGCCCTGGCTCTGTTCGGCTATACACATCACGACCTGGATCAGCGCATCGCGCCAGCGCACATCAACGGCGGTGCCGGGCATCTGATTCTGGCGCTGAACAGTCGTGCTGCGCTCAAAGCCATGCATTACGACCAGCAGGCCGGACACGAAGTGATGGTACGTGAGGGCTGGGCGACCATTTTGCTGGCCTGGGCAGAGACCGATCAACTGTTTCATACCCGCAACCCTTTTGCGTTCGGCGGGGTTTACGAGGATCCGGCTACGGGTGCCGCCACGGCAGCACTGGGCGGCTATCTGCGCGATATCGGCTGGCCGCACGGCGGGCTCATCGACATCCTGCAAGGCGAAGACATGGGCAGCCCTTCTCGCCTGCGCGCTGAAATCCCGGAGCAACCGGGCAGTTCGATTCGGGTCTCCGGGATGGCGCGCAGGTTATAA
- a CDS encoding fatty acid desaturase family protein, with amino-acid sequence MTTSHFVLIGLITTALTLRAMVAFYYRDKQRILRLLRLEPRLADRKEHYYRPLDGVLAPLPFIWTWLDIVAAVLLATLYSTPLAWLMVVLWSGGRLRALQEFGHNAVHFALCPNHEWQWWLSNVFYQFPAFKRDMRSRHKTHTLEHHRNPNHPSLDPNRARVHAGGYLAGISHGRFYGLLLYPLTPRGAWVNLTTMARSSLLNHSHLTTAVRVVCLVAVAALLYWAGGWKGVLFGWLVPLLTSYPVFAWVSLLTEHRWFVEGTSKDRRDLEYLAGRPTDYFGLTGWLIRVFIAPTSDAYHLAHSLYPGVRWNYLPAIDRHLKIHEPRYSSNASEGLLLRRGSAPTALSELYERLVSTGHPETTLKTRGSV; translated from the coding sequence ATGACGACCTCGCACTTCGTTCTGATCGGTCTGATCACCACTGCGTTGACCTTGCGTGCGATGGTGGCTTTTTATTACCGCGACAAGCAGCGCATATTGCGACTGCTAAGGCTGGAGCCAAGGCTTGCAGACCGAAAGGAGCATTATTACCGACCGCTCGACGGAGTCCTGGCGCCACTGCCATTCATCTGGACCTGGCTGGATATCGTCGCCGCCGTGCTGCTGGCGACGCTTTATTCGACGCCTCTGGCATGGCTGATGGTAGTGCTCTGGAGCGGTGGACGGCTGCGCGCGCTTCAGGAGTTCGGCCACAACGCCGTGCATTTTGCGTTATGCCCCAACCATGAATGGCAATGGTGGCTGAGCAACGTCTTCTATCAGTTCCCGGCGTTCAAACGCGACATGCGCAGCCGGCATAAGACCCACACGCTGGAACACCATCGCAACCCCAACCACCCGAGCCTGGACCCGAACCGTGCGCGGGTACATGCCGGTGGCTATCTGGCCGGGATATCTCACGGCAGATTCTACGGGTTATTGCTTTACCCGCTGACACCTCGCGGTGCCTGGGTCAACCTGACCACCATGGCGCGCAGCAGCCTGCTGAATCACTCGCACCTAACCACCGCAGTCCGGGTCGTGTGCCTGGTTGCAGTCGCTGCGCTGCTCTACTGGGCGGGCGGCTGGAAAGGTGTGCTGTTTGGCTGGCTGGTTCCACTGCTGACCTCATACCCGGTATTTGCCTGGGTATCCTTGCTCACCGAGCACCGCTGGTTTGTCGAGGGAACGTCGAAAGACCGGCGTGATCTCGAATACCTCGCCGGGCGTCCTACCGACTACTTCGGCCTGACGGGCTGGCTGATCCGCGTGTTCATCGCGCCGACCTCTGATGCCTACCACCTGGCGCACTCTCTATACCCCGGCGTTCGCTGGAACTACCTGCCAGCGATAGACCGACACCTGAAAATTCATGAGCCCCGCTACAGCAGCAATGCCAGTGAAGGCCTGTTGCTGCGTCGCGGCAGCGCACCGACAGCGCTTTCCGAACTGTATGAACGTCTGGTCAGCACCGGCCACCCCGAAACCACCTTGAAGACGAGAGGCAGCGTATGA
- a CDS encoding multidrug/biocide efflux PACE transporter, with amino-acid sequence MNHSKQPGEQSLAVPHKSIRERALHATLFEIGGVIMVAPLLAWLMDHSLTMMGLMTVMISTIAMLWNMLYNALFDRFRKRCGVAMNLMTRVLHAMGFEAGLILAVVPLAAWWLSISLLQAFLLDIGLLLMFLPYTLLFNWGYDTLRERLVERRTARCEVL; translated from the coding sequence ATGAATCACAGCAAACAGCCCGGCGAACAATCACTCGCAGTACCGCACAAGTCCATCCGCGAACGTGCGCTGCATGCCACCCTGTTCGAAATCGGCGGCGTGATTATGGTCGCGCCGCTGCTCGCCTGGCTGATGGACCATTCGCTGACAATGATGGGCCTCATGACCGTGATGATTTCCACCATCGCCATGCTCTGGAACATGCTCTACAACGCCCTGTTCGACCGCTTCCGGAAACGCTGCGGCGTCGCCATGAACCTGATGACCCGCGTCCTGCACGCCATGGGGTTCGAAGCCGGACTGATCCTCGCCGTGGTGCCACTGGCTGCATGGTGGCTGTCGATCAGCCTGCTGCAAGCCTTCCTGCTGGACATCGGCCTGCTGCTGATGTTTCTGCCGTACACCCTGCTGTTCAACTGGGGCTACGACACGTTGCGCGAAAGGCTGGTCGAGCGGCGTACGGCCAGATGTGAAGTGCTTTGA
- a CDS encoding DegT/DnrJ/EryC1/StrS family aminotransferase → MTSLSSAVTARPPVSDKYRPSYADDLLTMQLTLERPLSGTSDVVGEYEEKLAAWFEAQHAIAVSSGGAALSVAIYASGVGPGDDVLLTPSCPLCTIYPIIAAGANPIFVDTRKHGFGADPISIKARITPRTKAIIDIPMWGYPTEVDELRTLTHELGIKLILDLAHSHGTTLKGRPLSQFSDLSCFSTHERKPLATGEGGFILTDDDALAQRCRDYSRFGNLNGKDFGLNYKLAALPAALGGSRLASLTEQINKRRENAAYFLGQLDHSKVREKKIIEGGQPNYYFLNLELHFADNRAFIDYLDDAGIPSDIKRYGCKALYEFPVLAHYRNECPNAEALLAGMTTIPVHPDITLAELDYMADRINQYGAA, encoded by the coding sequence ATGACCAGTCTTTCCAGTGCTGTAACTGCTCGACCACCTGTGTCTGATAAATATCGTCCGTCGTATGCCGACGACCTGCTGACTATGCAACTGACGCTTGAACGCCCGCTGTCGGGCACCAGCGATGTAGTCGGTGAATACGAAGAAAAACTCGCCGCCTGGTTCGAGGCGCAGCATGCAATTGCCGTATCTTCCGGTGGCGCAGCGCTCAGCGTGGCCATCTACGCATCGGGCGTGGGGCCTGGCGACGATGTTCTGCTGACGCCCAGCTGCCCGCTGTGCACGATCTACCCGATCATCGCTGCCGGGGCCAATCCGATATTTGTCGACACCCGCAAGCACGGTTTTGGCGCTGACCCCATATCGATAAAGGCCCGGATAACACCACGCACCAAGGCAATCATCGATATCCCGATGTGGGGCTATCCGACGGAAGTCGACGAGTTGCGCACGCTGACCCATGAGCTGGGCATCAAGCTCATTCTGGACCTGGCGCACTCCCACGGCACAACCCTCAAAGGCCGTCCGCTGTCGCAGTTCAGCGACCTGTCCTGTTTCAGCACCCATGAGCGCAAGCCACTGGCGACCGGAGAAGGCGGTTTTATCCTCACCGATGATGATGCGCTGGCACAACGCTGCCGCGATTACAGCCGCTTCGGCAACCTCAATGGCAAAGACTTCGGCCTCAACTACAAGCTCGCCGCGTTACCTGCGGCCCTGGGTGGCAGCCGCCTGGCGTCACTGACTGAGCAGATCAATAAACGCAGAGAGAACGCCGCCTATTTTCTTGGCCAGCTCGACCACAGCAAGGTTCGGGAGAAGAAAATCATCGAGGGTGGCCAGCCGAACTATTACTTCCTCAACCTGGAACTGCATTTTGCCGACAACCGTGCGTTCATCGATTACCTGGATGACGCCGGCATCCCGTCCGATATCAAGCGCTACGGCTGCAAGGCGCTCTATGAGTTTCCGGTCCTTGCGCACTACCGCAACGAATGCCCGAACGCCGAGGCATTGCTGGCAGGCATGACGACGATTCCGGTGCATCCGGACATTACCCTCGCGGAGCTGGACTATATGGCTGATCGTATCAACCAGTACGGTGCCGCGTAA
- a CDS encoding HAD family hydrolase, whose protein sequence is MIDDPLHFSGIEHVVFDWNGTLIDDIDLAVFAVNRCGEHFGVAPITAEQYRARFDFPIAGFYAALGFDLERVPFSSIVQHYLEHFDANVAHCPLQPGVIELLDAARRAGIGVSILSASHCDVLVQTLHAKGLHDCFEHVVGLSHNQATSKTAEAVLLQKTLGTPASRTLFVGDTLHDFDVAGAVGWSPVLVSTGHQDSERLRLSGAPLFSSLGDLLQRFAPTHERCAKTGSA, encoded by the coding sequence ATGATCGACGATCCTCTACATTTCTCCGGCATCGAACACGTGGTATTCGACTGGAACGGTACTTTGATCGACGACATCGATCTTGCTGTTTTCGCCGTGAACCGCTGTGGCGAGCACTTTGGTGTCGCGCCCATTACCGCTGAACAATACCGAGCCAGGTTCGATTTCCCGATTGCCGGTTTCTATGCGGCGCTTGGCTTCGATCTGGAGCGCGTGCCGTTCTCCAGCATTGTTCAACACTACCTTGAGCACTTTGACGCAAACGTCGCCCACTGCCCGCTGCAACCGGGCGTGATCGAGCTTCTCGATGCGGCGCGACGGGCGGGTATCGGCGTCTCGATCCTGTCGGCGTCGCACTGTGACGTTCTGGTCCAGACCCTTCATGCAAAAGGTCTGCATGACTGTTTTGAACACGTCGTGGGGCTGAGCCATAACCAGGCCACCAGCAAGACGGCCGAGGCTGTCTTGCTGCAAAAAACCTTGGGCACACCCGCCTCACGCACCCTGTTCGTCGGCGACACACTGCATGATTTCGATGTGGCCGGCGCAGTGGGCTGGTCGCCGGTACTGGTCTCTACAGGCCACCAGGACAGTGAGCGTTTACGCCTCAGCGGCGCGCCGCTGTTCAGCAGCCTGGGCGACCTGCTGCAACGTTTTGCACCCACGCACGAACGGTGCGCCAAAACCGGGAGTGCCTGA
- the mtnP gene encoding S-methyl-5'-thioadenosine phosphorylase: MSNSSAHQQVQRIGIIGGSGLQQLPGLKDVQLVECETAFGKPSSAVTLGTLNDVPVAFVQRHGAGHTIPPSFINVRANIAALRSVGCTQLLSVSAVGSLTHDAPPGSFVLIDQFIDRTIKRDKTFFGPGLVGHVPFGDPVCGRMRSVLATAAETADVQARNGGTYVVMEGPQFSTRAESSLYRQWGGTVIGMTAMPEAKLAREAELCYAMIAIPTDFDCWHESHEQVNATLVAQRMADTFTLTRRLVTEAVTRLGEHKGACSSGCDHALDTAVMTAPEHRDPEMIARLLTVAPNATHLGAKA; this comes from the coding sequence ATGAGCAATTCATCGGCACACCAGCAGGTTCAACGTATCGGCATCATCGGCGGCAGTGGCCTGCAGCAGTTGCCGGGCCTGAAAGATGTACAGCTCGTCGAGTGCGAGACGGCATTCGGCAAACCTTCATCTGCCGTCACGCTGGGTACTCTCAATGACGTGCCGGTGGCCTTCGTCCAGCGCCACGGAGCAGGACACACCATTCCTCCTTCGTTCATCAATGTACGGGCCAATATTGCCGCGCTGCGCAGTGTCGGCTGCACTCAGCTGTTGTCGGTAAGTGCGGTGGGCAGCCTGACCCACGACGCGCCGCCGGGCAGCTTCGTGCTGATCGACCAATTCATCGACCGCACGATCAAGCGTGACAAGACATTCTTCGGACCCGGACTGGTTGGCCACGTGCCGTTTGGCGACCCCGTATGCGGGCGCATGCGCTCGGTATTGGCAACCGCAGCGGAAACCGCCGATGTGCAGGCCCGAAATGGCGGCACCTACGTGGTCATGGAAGGACCGCAGTTTTCGACTCGCGCCGAATCCAGCCTTTACCGTCAATGGGGCGGTACTGTGATCGGCATGACCGCGATGCCGGAAGCCAAGCTGGCACGCGAAGCGGAGCTTTGCTACGCGATGATTGCCATCCCGACGGATTTCGATTGCTGGCACGAGTCCCATGAACAGGTCAACGCGACGTTGGTGGCGCAGCGCATGGCCGATACCTTCACGCTGACCCGCCGCCTGGTCACCGAGGCTGTCACCCGACTGGGCGAGCACAAGGGTGCCTGCTCATCGGGTTGCGACCATGCGCTGGACACCGCAGTGATGACCGCCCCGGAGCATCGCGATCCGGAAATGATCGCGCGCCTGCTGACGGTAGCCCCCAACGCGACTCATCTGGGAGCAAAAGCATGA
- a CDS encoding FAD-dependent oxidoreductase, with product MATLQAETARRTDHAVVIGGSVTGCLTAAVLARRFKRVTVVEKGDFYDETGPRQSIPQEHHVHLLLLRGKQIMERIFPGLLSALEQHGAQVADLGHDVKWYQRGRWKNRYRSGIEAHYCSRRLIDNQLRRCLTTIPQVTVLSGTRVMRMAFADATDSRQVSGVVIDDGSGERSLPCDLLIDASGRGTHMPAWLKDAGFGVVQNSVVKTELGYASRIYKRLPAYAAQWQVLLVLPTAPTQRSMGVISPIEGDRWMVTTGGWFGNFPGKDPDEFLHALARLPVPDIHDVIREAEPLSEVFTFKMPGSRRTHYDLLARWPEGLLVVGDALSSMNPLYSQGMTISALEADCIDNHLDALLDGSLACHTLQGSLCAVVDGAWNMATTEDFRFPETSGERTWRTRFDHWYGAALGELSANNRRALETQIGVTNLVVEPSRVYAPAIVSRIALNALLPRTTRQ from the coding sequence ATGGCTACTCTCCAGGCTGAAACGGCCCGCCGCACGGACCATGCGGTGGTAATCGGCGGCAGCGTCACCGGCTGCCTGACCGCCGCCGTGCTGGCGCGCCGTTTCAAACGCGTCACCGTGGTCGAGAAAGGTGACTTTTACGATGAGACAGGACCGCGCCAGAGCATCCCGCAGGAGCATCACGTGCATCTGCTGCTGTTGCGCGGCAAGCAGATCATGGAGCGGATATTTCCGGGACTGCTAAGTGCGCTGGAACAGCACGGCGCTCAGGTAGCGGACCTGGGGCACGACGTGAAGTGGTATCAGCGCGGTCGCTGGAAAAACCGCTATCGCAGCGGCATTGAGGCTCACTATTGCAGCCGCAGACTTATCGACAATCAGTTGCGTCGCTGCCTGACGACAATACCGCAGGTCACCGTTCTGTCCGGCACGCGAGTGATGCGCATGGCGTTTGCCGATGCCACAGATTCACGGCAGGTGAGCGGCGTGGTCATCGATGACGGCTCGGGCGAGCGCAGTCTGCCTTGTGACTTGCTGATAGACGCCAGCGGCCGGGGCACGCACATGCCCGCCTGGTTGAAGGACGCAGGCTTCGGTGTCGTGCAGAACAGCGTGGTCAAGACCGAACTGGGTTACGCATCGCGCATCTACAAACGGCTCCCCGCCTACGCTGCACAATGGCAAGTGCTGCTGGTGCTGCCCACGGCCCCGACCCAGCGTTCGATGGGGGTCATCAGCCCCATCGAGGGCGATCGCTGGATGGTGACCACCGGCGGCTGGTTCGGCAATTTTCCCGGCAAGGACCCGGACGAGTTCCTGCACGCACTGGCCCGTCTGCCGGTGCCAGACATCCATGACGTCATTCGCGAGGCCGAGCCTTTGTCAGAGGTCTTCACATTCAAGATGCCTGGCAGTCGCCGCACTCATTACGACCTGCTCGCACGCTGGCCAGAGGGCTTGCTGGTAGTGGGCGACGCCTTGAGCAGCATGAACCCGCTTTACAGCCAAGGCATGACCATCAGCGCGCTCGAAGCAGATTGCATCGACAATCACCTTGACGCCTTGCTCGACGGATCGCTCGCTTGCCACACGCTGCAAGGCTCGCTGTGTGCAGTGGTGGACGGTGCCTGGAACATGGCCACGACCGAAGACTTTCGCTTTCCGGAAACCTCGGGGGAGCGCACCTGGCGTACACGTTTCGACCATTGGTACGGCGCCGCGCTGGGTGAGCTCTCGGCGAACAATCGTCGCGCACTGGAAACGCAGATCGGTGTGACTAATCTGGTGGTAGAGCCAAGCAGGGTCTATGCACCAGCCATTGTGTCGCGTATCGCACTCAACGCCCTACTTCCTCGGACTACTCGACAATGA
- a CDS encoding DegT/DnrJ/EryC1/StrS family aminotransferase: MNLRTVTQKGPMNSIDDLRELERALASGLTGTSPIVEEYEAALGALYGIRHVIAVSSGAASVTAALAGVDFQPGDEVIVAPTGPICTVLPILSLGLVPVFCDVAPDSFGLDPHDLQRCISTRTCAVIEVPMWGYPIRSDDTWKLLQQTGITLIQDLAHAHMTRLNGTWLARHGDISCFSTHDCKFMSTGEGGFVMTDDDVRARRIHAYTRFGNLAGESLGINLKLGGLQAALGLARSRQLYAHLERRLRNRERLLSLLDNPAFRELPVITGGAVNAYSLLLQSVEHDGRQLVHYQQRHGIESDIGKYDNQPLYQLPLLTRYHRDCPNAARLLRSLTTVPLHPNLPDDDLHYIAEVLNGYSPG, encoded by the coding sequence ATGAACCTTCGGACCGTAACCCAGAAGGGGCCGATGAATTCGATCGATGACCTGCGCGAGCTGGAGCGGGCATTGGCGTCGGGGCTGACAGGCACCTCACCGATTGTCGAAGAGTACGAAGCAGCGCTGGGTGCGCTGTACGGCATCAGGCATGTGATTGCCGTTTCTTCGGGCGCGGCATCGGTCACCGCGGCACTGGCCGGTGTCGACTTTCAGCCGGGCGACGAAGTCATCGTTGCTCCGACCGGCCCGATCTGCACGGTCTTGCCGATTCTTTCGCTGGGGTTGGTGCCGGTGTTCTGCGATGTTGCGCCGGACAGTTTCGGCCTTGATCCGCACGACCTGCAACGCTGTATCAGCACGCGCACCTGTGCGGTCATCGAAGTACCCATGTGGGGCTATCCGATTCGCTCGGATGACACCTGGAAGCTTCTGCAGCAAACCGGCATTACCCTGATTCAGGATCTGGCCCACGCCCACATGACCCGGTTGAATGGCACCTGGCTCGCGCGGCATGGCGATATCAGCTGTTTCAGTACTCATGATTGCAAGTTCATGTCGACCGGAGAAGGCGGCTTCGTAATGACCGATGACGATGTCCGGGCCAGACGTATCCACGCCTACACCCGGTTCGGCAATCTGGCGGGCGAATCGCTGGGCATCAACCTGAAACTGGGCGGCCTGCAGGCAGCCCTGGGTCTGGCACGCTCACGGCAGCTTTACGCGCACCTTGAACGGCGTCTGAGAAACCGCGAGCGGCTTCTGTCGCTGCTCGACAATCCGGCTTTTCGCGAGCTGCCGGTGATCACTGGCGGAGCGGTCAATGCCTATTCACTGCTCTTGCAATCGGTGGAGCATGACGGCCGCCAACTGGTGCACTACCAGCAACGACATGGCATCGAATCGGACATCGGCAAGTATGACAACCAGCCGCTTTATCAGCTGCCGCTGCTGACCCGGTATCACCGCGACTGCCCCAACGCTGCCAGATTGTTGCGTTCGCTGACGACGGTGCCACTGCACCCGAATCTGCCGGACGACGATCTGCACTACATCGCCGAGGTGCTCAATGGCTACTCTCCAGGCTGA
- a CDS encoding MFS transporter, translated as MTSFSTAAQDAKARAEQSSTRIAFFIAGFSVASWAPLVPYVKQRMGLDEGTLGLLLLCLGVGSIISMPLAGALAARFGCRRLLVCSTLLICLCLPLLATISSLPLLIAILFLFGASMGGVDCTANVQAVIVERASGKTMMSGFHGLFSLGGIVGAAGVAGLLSLGISPFAAMLIVVLLTLAALAKATPNLLPYGSSSDGPAFAIPRGVVLFIGLLCFTVFLAEGAMLDWSAVFLTSLRGVEASYAGLGYAVFAATMTLGRLFGDAIVRRVGSNRVIILGGLCAAAGLAVATLIPVWQAALLGYALVGAGCSNIVPVCYSAAGRQKTMPESVAIPAITTVGYAGILIGPAAIGFIAHISSLELAFMIVAVMLLGVAIGGSKLRT; from the coding sequence ATGACCTCTTTCAGCACCGCAGCCCAGGATGCCAAGGCTCGGGCGGAACAGTCTTCGACGCGTATTGCGTTTTTCATTGCCGGTTTCAGTGTGGCGTCATGGGCGCCGCTGGTGCCTTACGTCAAACAGCGGATGGGGCTTGATGAGGGTACGCTCGGCCTGCTGTTGCTGTGCCTCGGCGTGGGTTCGATCATTTCGATGCCGCTGGCGGGCGCGCTGGCAGCGCGCTTCGGCTGTCGGCGGTTGCTGGTCTGTTCAACGCTGTTGATCTGTCTGTGCCTGCCGTTGCTGGCGACGATATCCAGTCTGCCGCTGTTGATCGCCATTCTGTTTCTGTTCGGCGCGAGTATGGGCGGGGTGGATTGCACTGCCAACGTGCAGGCGGTGATTGTCGAGCGTGCCAGTGGCAAGACCATGATGTCGGGCTTTCATGGCTTGTTCAGCCTTGGCGGTATCGTCGGCGCTGCCGGTGTTGCTGGCCTGCTCAGCCTGGGCATCTCGCCATTTGCTGCGATGTTGATTGTGGTGTTGCTGACGCTGGCCGCACTGGCGAAAGCGACGCCGAATCTATTGCCTTACGGCAGTTCGTCCGATGGCCCCGCCTTTGCGATTCCGCGTGGCGTGGTGCTGTTTATCGGCCTGCTGTGTTTCACGGTATTTTTGGCCGAAGGTGCGATGCTCGACTGGAGCGCGGTGTTCCTGACCTCTTTGCGTGGCGTCGAAGCGTCCTATGCCGGGCTGGGCTACGCCGTGTTCGCCGCGACCATGACCCTCGGGCGGCTGTTTGGCGATGCGATCGTGAGGCGGGTCGGCTCCAACCGGGTCATCATTCTGGGCGGCCTGTGTGCTGCGGCCGGTCTGGCCGTCGCCACGCTGATCCCGGTCTGGCAGGCCGCGCTGCTGGGTTACGCGCTGGTGGGGGCTGGCTGTTCGAACATCGTGCCGGTGTGCTATAGCGCAGCCGGCAGGCAGAAAACCATGCCGGAAAGTGTGGCAATCCCGGCGATTACCACCGTGGGCTACGCCGGGATTCTGATCGGTCCTGCGGCAATCGGCTTTATTGCCCACATCAGCAGCCTTGAGCTGGCGTTCATGATCGTCGCCGTGATGCTGTTGGGCGTGGCAATTGGCGGCAGCAAGCTCAGGACCTGA
- a CDS encoding Gfo/Idh/MocA family protein produces MTGLKVGIVGLGAQMQENLLPTLLQMPDIRIVAVCDSDRGRAEQINRFVSNVMITDNFDEMLASAELDAVVMACPPQAHRDLSFKAMAKGVHVFVEKPPCFTLAELEDLIAASRRSNVITGVGMNFKFAKPMRQLRQMTSTEQFGKIVHIQLNHYASKPTSPLWGLDSTLRSFLLAQAIHTIDLGVTFGGGELRDIESRVQRHGDSLLVSLELQFTTGASVSLLSGTMFPYFEFDMKIVSSNSMMVELNNLWNITMHEPEHGTSATGPAKRWRGAWQPGPLDSGYERSGYFGELEQFFHAVRTGTSYEASFESLRPTYEVIESICNADAVARPDLALSA; encoded by the coding sequence ATGACTGGACTCAAAGTTGGTATCGTTGGTCTCGGCGCACAGATGCAGGAAAATCTACTGCCCACGCTACTGCAAATGCCGGATATCCGCATCGTCGCGGTCTGCGATAGCGATCGTGGCAGGGCCGAACAAATCAATCGTTTCGTATCCAATGTAATGATTACGGACAATTTCGACGAGATGCTTGCATCTGCAGAGCTCGATGCCGTCGTCATGGCCTGTCCGCCCCAGGCCCACCGCGATCTTTCGTTCAAAGCGATGGCCAAAGGCGTGCATGTTTTCGTTGAGAAGCCACCGTGCTTCACCCTCGCCGAACTGGAAGATCTGATCGCTGCCAGTCGCCGGTCAAACGTGATTACTGGCGTTGGCATGAACTTCAAGTTTGCCAAACCCATGCGTCAGTTGCGCCAGATGACCAGTACCGAACAATTCGGCAAGATCGTGCACATTCAGCTCAATCACTATGCTAGCAAGCCCACCTCCCCACTCTGGGGCCTCGACTCGACGTTACGGTCATTTTTACTCGCGCAAGCCATTCACACGATTGATCTGGGCGTCACCTTCGGCGGCGGCGAGCTGCGCGATATCGAGTCCCGAGTGCAACGCCACGGCGACTCGCTGCTGGTGAGTCTGGAGTTACAGTTCACGACGGGCGCCAGCGTCAGCCTGCTTAGCGGCACCATGTTCCCCTACTTCGAATTCGACATGAAGATCGTCAGTTCCAACTCGATGATGGTCGAGCTCAACAACCTGTGGAACATCACCATGCACGAGCCGGAACACGGCACCAGCGCTACCGGCCCGGCCAAACGCTGGAGAGGTGCGTGGCAGCCGGGGCCGCTTGATTCCGGGTATGAACGCAGCGGCTACTTTGGCGAACTGGAGCAGTTTTTCCATGCCGTGCGCACCGGCACCTCTTATGAGGCCAGCTTCGAAAGCCTGCGGCCCACCTACGAAGTCATCGAAAGCATCTGCAATGCAGACGCCGTCGCCCGACCAGACCTTGCGCTTAGCGCCTGA
- a CDS encoding NUDIX hydrolase, with protein MTEPLDRSQLDRHFTASGFVLNPDRKMLLLHHRKLGVWLYPGGHIEQGETPDVAVLREIFEETGIHAELLGERDEELADVETDVTVLHQPYRVLCEYINDKRGPHYHLDLIYVTATSLRACPDDREVEHARFFSLQETADLKMFPNFRRMVDRVFADDALWDLVGMKVSP; from the coding sequence ATGACTGAACCACTCGATCGCTCACAATTGGATCGGCATTTCACCGCGTCCGGATTCGTCTTGAATCCGGACCGGAAGATGCTGTTGTTGCATCACCGCAAGCTGGGCGTCTGGCTTTATCCGGGCGGCCACATCGAACAGGGAGAAACCCCGGACGTCGCAGTGCTCAGGGAGATTTTCGAGGAAACCGGCATACATGCCGAACTGCTCGGCGAACGCGATGAAGAGCTGGCCGATGTCGAAACCGACGTCACCGTGCTGCATCAGCCGTATCGAGTGCTATGCGAATACATCAACGACAAGCGCGGCCCGCACTACCACCTGGACCTGATTTATGTCACGGCAACCAGCCTGCGCGCCTGCCCGGACGATAGAGAGGTAGAACATGCGAGGTTCTTCAGCCTTCAGGAAACCGCAGACCTGAAGATGTTTCCCAACTTCCGGCGCATGGTAGACCGGGTCTTTGCAGACGATGCGCTGTGGGATCTGGTGGGGATGAAGGTGTCACCATGA